In Trichoderma asperellum chromosome 1, complete sequence, a single window of DNA contains:
- a CDS encoding uncharacterized protein (EggNog:ENOG41~antiSMASH:Cluster_1.5), with the protein MPFIPLEPAGVQLQPHSLKRGVMDLNSMKPQAREKMNLLLKASDPNVVAQKRKSSVGLHPPPPKSAADKAAAAAVVLNRYRIQYQNDWDMPTSIITSKELIKGFIDRNESIELILPAFPFKSSNKSQKVLGSLPDEAERVSLMHLNGLCESIKEVTENDCHLTIISDGISYNDLLDVSDSEVWTYGQTLRSMAQDMGCNNIRFSRIYELLGSEYSHYTTLTEEEYLRMVPEFRKGLESNLPDGYNVAEEISNNADVTATYRGYKKFLETERDTKLGRSRADKENAEIAKRMLNRGKAFAEAIKKRFPVSVRLSIHPSTDVNKISIALLPQDNEVPMTPWHGAAVRKVDGTITMMHAYKVLAISHEIIYQNGRPMYFRERSDLFSWNDKDLDFEYLYPTGILVRPRDPRSAKNALCTVDMQKVRQLSELCSPVVLRGFTDTRDRRAFTAKAYDLGTVLPWKSGVIQEVKDEGNSDASSNSVVSKEAMPMHYDGMFKLITVKDEKTGEEKQVSAIPRFQYFVCQAAAPPGDGYTLFSSSSRFVQYLPQSYNIKKLSKIRWSTHSHGYFQHDLSDLPLIVPHPSLGTPCVRWLQPWPRWKTAYNSHDISIDNGSQNLISLVDSILFDRRVCLYFTWEKGDVLVSDNFLMLHTRTAFQGNCDRELWRIHVD; encoded by the exons ATGCCGTTTATTCCCCTAGAGCCTGCCGgtgtgcagctgcagcctcatTCTCTGAAGCGAGGTGTCATGGACTTGAACTCTATGAAACCGCAAGCTCGAGAAAAAATGAACCTCTTGCTCAAGGCCTCGGATCCAAATGTGGTGGCCCAAAAACGCAAGTCGTCTGTCGGATTGCACCCCCCGCCACCTAAATCTGCCGCAGacaaggctgctgcggcagctGTGGTGCTGAACCGCTACCGCATTCAATATCAGAATGATTGGGATATGCCCACGTCGATAATAACCTCGAAAGAACTCATCAAGGGATTCATTGATCGCAACGAGTCGATTGAACTCATCCTGCCGGCATTCCCTTTTAAGTCTTCCAATAAGTCGCAAAAGGTCCTTGGTTCGCTTCCAGATGAAGCTGAACGTGTCTCATTGATGCACCTCAATGGCCTTTGCGAGTCTATCAAGGAAGTAACAGAAAATGACTGTCATCTGACAATTATTTCTGACGGCATATCATACAATG ACCTCTTGGATGTGTCTGACAGCGAAGTGTGGACGTATGGCCAGACTCTACGCTCCATGGCTCAAGATATGGGCTGCAACAACATACGGTTTTCACGTATATATGAGCTACTGGGATCAGAGTATAGCCATTATACTACATTAACAGAGGAGGAATATCTCCGCATGGTTCCTGAGTTTCGAAAAGGGCTTGAAAGTAATCTTCCCGATGGATACAATGTCGCAGAAGAAATCTCAAACAATGCCGATGTGACCGCTACATATCGCGGCTATAAGAAGTTCCTAGAGACTGAGCGTGACACTAAGCTCGGTCGTTCAAGAGCTGACAAAGAAAATGCCGAGATTGCCAAACGGATGTTGAATCGCGGTAAA GCCTTCGCtgaagctattaaaaagagATTTCCAGTCTCTGTTCGTTTGTCAATTCATCCATCCACAGATGTTAACAAGATATCCATTGCGCTGTTGCCTCAAGATAACGAGGTGCCTATGACCCCTTGGCACGGCGCCGCTGTGCGCAAGGTTGACGGAACCATTACCATGATGCACGCCTATAAAGTGCTGGCTATATCTCATGAGATTATTTACCAAAATGGCCGTCCCATGTACTTCCGGGAGCGATCTGATCTCTTCTCATGGAATGACAAGGACCTAGATTTTGAGTATCTTTACCCAACGGGTATACTGGTTCGACCACGGGACCCGCGATCTGCCAAGAACGCGCTCTGTACTGTTGATATGCAAAAAGTCCGCCAATTGTCTGAACTATGCTCCCCTGTTGTTCTTCGTGGCTTCACTGATACTAGAGACCGCCGCGCCTTCACTGCCAAAGCATACGATCTAGGTACGGTTTTACCCTGGAAGTCAGGCGTCATCCAAGAAGTCAAGGATGAGGGCAATTCAGATGCCTCCAGCAACAGCGTTGTCTCAAAAGAGGCTATGCCCATGCACTATGACGGCATGTTTAAGCTGATCACCGTCAAAGACGAAAAGactggagaagagaaacaggTTTCCGCCATACCACGGTTCCAATATTTCGTTTGCCAGGCAGCCGCGCCTCCAGGGGACGGCTATACTCTGTTCTCATCCTCAAGCCGCTTTGTGCAATACTTGCCACAGTCTTACAACATTAAGAAGCTATCCAAGATCCGCTGGAGCACTCATAGCCATGGCTATTTCCAACATGATTTAAGTGACCTCCCTCTGATTGTGCCGCATCCATCGCTGGGGACGCCATGCGTGCGCTGGCTTCAGCCGTGGCCACGCTGGAAAACTGCCTACAATTCCCATGACATCAGCATCGACAATGGCTCGCAGAATCTCATTTCTTTAGTTGACTCTATTCTGTTTGATCGCCGAGTCTGCCTTTATTTCACCTGGGAAAAGGGTGACGTTCTGGTTTCTGACAACTTTTTAATGTTGCACACTCGCACTGCGTTCCAGGGAAATTGTGATCGCGAACTGTGGCGTATCCATGTTGACTAA
- a CDS encoding uncharacterized protein (antiSMASH:Cluster_1.5): MRLQNTCKKSPLYGMLDFYNENFPAPPYGQDLSTEGLAERVPSSIIWGELDPYFSPAMLNSLEARFEYGIRLVTVPGAGHWSFRDKPARFNAELKSFLDFLEY; encoded by the coding sequence ATGAGATTGCAGAACACATGCAAAAAATCCCCTCTCTATGGGATGCTCGACTTTTACAACGAAAATTTTCCTGCGCCTCCGTATGGGCAAGACCTCAGCACGGAAGGCTTGGCTGAAAGAGTTCCTAGCAGCATTATCTGGGGAGAGCTTGACCCATACTTTAGTCCGGCTATGCTCAATAGCCTCGAGGCTCGGTTTGAGTACGGAATTAGATTAGTCACGGTTCCAGGAGCCGGTCATTGGTCCTTTAGAGATAAGCCTGCGCGGTTCAATGCTGAGCTAAAGTCTTTTCTCGATTTCCTTGAATACTAA
- a CDS encoding uncharacterized protein (antiSMASH:Cluster_1.5~SECRETED:SignalP(1-19)) — protein MALRHLIFGAAWAAGSAVAASVSCPTNLPLSCQNTTAVSNTCCFNYPGGQLLLTQFWDTNPSTGPNNSWTVHGLWPDNCDGTFSQYCDTSREYTNITAILAKAAPSTLAFMQTYWKDYQGNDESFWEHEFGKHATCISTLDPECYTNYQPTQEVPDFFTRAVSLFQTLPSYDWLAAAGIVPSKTATYTLAAIQAALTAHHGHNVIINCNSNGELDELWYQYNVRGSVQTGTFTPVDPVGSASTCPKTGIKYLPKSGTGTTTTTSKTASAISTSTKSTGAASTTPAGVLSGKGYLYVDTSSTTSDGFLISSGAWYRAGGTPATYTATPNSDGTTFSLSSSKGKCAILSDSSLSCGASVSTASSFAYDGTHLTFQGSAKFYASAVPTGQTQGTIFTSTQAVSLAIAWNSQ, from the exons ATGGCGTTACGGCATCTAATCTTCGGGGCCGCCTGGGCTGCCGGATCTGCGGTGGCAGCCTCAGTGTCATGTCCAACAAACTTGCCACTGAGTTGCCAGAATACCACCGCTGTCTCCAATACTTGCTGCTTCAATTATCCGGGTGGCCAACTTCTTCTCACACAATTTTGGGACACCAATCCATCAACGGGTCCCAATAACTCATGGACTGTCCACGGCCTTTG GCCTGATAACTGTGATGGAACTTTTTCCCAATACTGCGATACCTCAAGGGAGTATACCAATATAACAGCAATTTTGGCAAAGGCAGCCCCTTCTACGCTTGCGTTTATGCAAACATATTGGAAGGACTACCAAGGCAATGACGAGAGCTTTTGGGAGCATGAATTTGGCAAGCACGCTACATGCATCAGCACACTTGATCCTGAGTGTTATACCAACTATCAGCCCACCCAAGAAGTACCTGATTTCTTCACGCGAGCTGTGAGCTTGTTCCAAACCCTTCCTTCATACGATTGGCTTGCCGCAGCTGGAATCGTGCCTTCAAAAACCGCCACCTATACTTTGGCTGCCATCCAGGCTGCCCTCACAGCTCACCACGGCCACAACGTGATTATCAACTGTAACAGCAATGGCGAGCTTGATGAGCTATGGTATCAATACAACGTCCGTGGTTCTGTTCAAACCGGCACGTTCACCCCTGTTGACCCTGTTGGCTCTGCTTCCACTTGCCCCAAGACCGGCATCAAATATCTGCCCAAATCGGGTACCGGCACAACTACAACGACATCCAAGACAGCTTCTGCCATATCTACAAGTACAAAAAGCACTGGCGCGGCATCTACCACTCCTGCAGGAGTCTTGTCAGGCAAGGGATACCTATATGTCGATACCTCCAGCACGACTAGCGATGGGTTCCTGATCAGCAGCGGAGCATGGTATCGCGCCGGCGGTACTCCAGCTACCTACACTGCTACCCCAAATTCTGATGGCACTACCTTTTCACTTAGCTCAAGCAAAGGAAAGTGTGCTATTCTGAGCGACTCTTCCTTGAGTTGTGGTGCCTCTGTCTCTACTGCGAGTAGCTTTGCTTACGATGGTACGCACTTGACTTTCCAGGGATCCGCCAAATTTTATGCATCAGCCGTTCCAACTGGACAAACTCAGGGCACTATTTTCACGAGCACTCAAGCTGTTTCTCTGGCGATTGCGTGGAATTCTCAATAA
- a CDS encoding uncharacterized protein (EggNog:ENOG41~SMCOG1001:short-chain dehydrogenase/reductase SDR~antiSMASH:Cluster_1.5): MREYNTDTTSDDLLNDLSGDIKGKVVLTTGVSPGTLGGFFVETIAKAQPSTLILAGRNEERTQKTASAIQAAYPDIKIYTLQLNLSSLAAVREAAATVNSWQHTPVIDVLVNNAGLMATDFSLTVDGYETQFASNHLGHFLFTNLIMEKLLASKSPRVVNISSDGHRLSPIRWADYNFSNGETYNRWRAYGQSKTANILMAISLAEKLGPKHGLTAFSLHPGVISTSLGAHLDFSVEMGELAAVDKSLGNAEGWAEFKWKTPERGVATHIYAAFEPSLKERNGAYLEDSHVADPYTNTIKPWATSSIEADRLWKLSEKLVGKEFQY, from the exons ATGCGTGAATATAACACCGACACTACCAGCGATGACCTCCTAAATGACCTTTCTGGAGACATTAAGGGCAAGGTTGTACTAACTACTGGCGTCTCTCCCGGTACCTTGGGAGGCTTCTTTGTTGAGACAATTGCCAAGGCTCAACCTTCAACGCTGATTCTTGCTGGTCGCAACGAAGAGAGGACACAGAAAACCGCCAGTGCAATTCAAGCAGCCTATCCTGATATCAAGATCTATACACTTCAGCTTAATCTTAGTTCTTTAGCCGCTGttcgagaagctgccgccACTGTTAACTCTTGGCAACACACCCCTGTTATTGATGTCCTTGTAAATAATGCTGGGTTAATGGCGACCGATTTCTCTTTAACCGTCGATGGATACGAGACCCAGTTTGCAAGCAATCATTTAGGGCATTTCTTATTTACGAACCTTATTATGGAAAAGCTCTTGGCCTCGAAATCTCCTCGTGTCGTTAATATTTCCAGTGATGGCCATCGTCTTAGCCCCATCCGATGGGCTGACTATAATTTtagt AATGGCGAAACATACAACAGATGGCGTGCATACGGCCAATCAAAAACAGCAAACATACTGATGGCGATTTCTTTGGCGGAGAAATTAGGACCCAAACACGGGTTAACAGCTTTTAGCCTTCATCCAGGTGTTATAAGTACCAGTTTAGGCGCGCATCTTGACTTTTCGGTCGAAATGGGTGAATTGG CGGCTGTCGATAAATCTTTGGGAAATGCTGAGGGATGGGCGGAGTTCAAGTGGAAGACCCCGGAGAGAGGAGTGGCTACCCACATCTACGCAGCTTTTGAACCCAGTcttaaag AGCGGAACGGCGCATACTTGGAAGACTCACATGTTGCGGATCCATATACAAATACCATTAAGCCATGGGCCACAAGCAGTATCGAGGCTGACCGTCTTTGGAAGCTAAGCGAAAAACTTGTTGGTAAGGAGTTTCAGTACTAA
- a CDS encoding putative secondary metabolism biosynthetic enzyme (EggNog:ENOG41~SMCOG1001:short-chain dehydrogenase/reductase SDR~antiSMASH:Cluster_1.5) translates to MELHLAPYAALTSALERLDYSGKTILITGGGHGMGVDMCRSFAARKSSHIIIVGRNETRIKASAQRLTAEFPATRFTPITADISSKDDVKMLFESFVDSPDVLVNNAGYMPVPEKFQDADLDEWWSGYTTNVFGTVLVTQTYLKHRDTKASNTGPGVIITLNTIASYSFNMPSLSAYGSSKAALARWLEIASHDVPQEVARFISLHPGAVATDMGHKAGIIDTLAVTEAALTGDFTAWLASDEASFLAGRFVWANWDCEQLISRKQEILEENLFRTSLTGVDSSPFV, encoded by the coding sequence ATGGAACTTCACCTGGCTCCTTACGCTGCTCTTACCTCCGCTCTTGAGCGGCTCGACTATAGCGGCAAGACCATATTAATCACAGGAGGCGGCCATGGTATGGGCGTCGATATGTGCCGATCGTTTGCTGCCCGGAAGTCTTCTCACATTATTATTGTTGGTCGTAACGAGACTCGGATCAAGGCCAGCGCTCAAAGGCTCACTGCAGAGTTCCCGGCTACTCGCTTCACGCCCATCACCGCCGACATCTCGTCCAAAGATGATGTCAAAATGCTTTTTGAGAGCTTTGTGGACTCCCCTGATGTTCTCGTCAACAACGCCGGGTACATGCCAGTCCCCGAAAAGTTCCAAGACGCCGATCTCGACGAGTGGTGGTCTGGCTATACAACCAATGTCTTTGGCACTGTTCTAGTGACTCAGACCTATCTCAAACACCGGGATACTAAAGCCTCAAACACTGGCCCCGGagttattattactttaaataccATCGCCTCTTACTCGTTTAATATGCCTTCTCTCAGCGCCTACGGCTCAAGCAAAGCCGCCCTTGCTCGCTGGCTAGAAATTGCTTCACACGATGTCCCACAGGAAGTTGCTCGCTTCATCTCCCTTCATCCCGGCGCTGTGGCCACCGATATGGGTCATAAGGCTGGCATCATCGATACACTGGCTGTTACTGAGGCTGCGCTGACTGGCGATTTTACTGCCTGGTTAGCTTCTGATGAGGCTAGCTTTTTAGCTGGGCGTTTTGTCTGGGCTAACTGGGATTGCGAACAGCTAATCAGCCGCAAGCAAGAAATTTTGGAGGAGAATCTATTTCGAACTTCACTTACTGGTGTCGATTCAAGCCCTTTCGTGTAA
- a CDS encoding uncharacterized protein (SMCOG1169:sugar transport protein~antiSMASH:Cluster_1.5~TransMembrane:12 (i37-60o80-98i110-128o134-157i169-190o202-221i291-312o332-349i356-375o395-414i434-453o459-480i)), which translates to MGFLKPDTKATGASEPIVTTIANEDKVGWYRKPNLRYLYLILFPACMGIELTSGFDSQMINALQIVPSWVKYFDNPQGSLKGIIAAAYSLGAILSLPFIPIVNDRFGRRWSIVGGSVIMIIGALIQGFSQHVAMYIIARIILGFGIPTCIVSGSSLIGELSYPKERAILTSLFNVSYFIGQIVAAGITFGTNSIPNNWGWRIPSLLQMVPSILQIVFVFLLPESPRWLVTKGRSEEANEILIKYHAEGDRDSEFVHAEMAQIEATIELEAESSKRSWLSLFETAGMRRRTLISSFLGLFTQWSGNTLISYYLGDLLAMIGQTDSVFKQKINVAIACWSLFCGVTVSLLVNRFNRRTMYLTCTISLLVVYICWTVTMQQSIKANNLGITNKAAGAATIFFIFAYQPCYNIGYNALTYTYMVELWPYIERSKGISVFQLFGRLAGFFATFVNPIGLQNISWRWLIVYCCWLAFEIVFVWFMFPETAGRTLEELTFLFEDKTLADQAVMAVEKAVHHEDMGAKAIELGEVQQIEKTASNVAAHSVKV; encoded by the exons ATGGGTTTCCTCAAGCCTGATACCAAAGCGACGGGGGCTTCAGAGCCCATCGTGACCACCATCGCGAATGAGGACAAAGTAGGATGGTACAGGAAGCCAAACCTGAGATATCTCTACTTGATCCTCTTTCCAGCGTGTATGGGAATCGAACTCACGTCTGGATTTGACTCCCAGATGATCAATGCTCTTCAGATTGTCCCTTCTTGGGTAAAGT ACTTTGATAATCCACAAGGATCCCTCAAGGGCATCATTGCAGCAGCTTATTCTCTTGGAGCAATTTTGTCTCTTCCTTTTATCCCAATCGTCAACGACAGATTTGGCAGACGCTGGTCTATCGTGGGAGGCTCAGTTATCATGATCATAGGAGCGTTGATTCAAGGATTTTCTCAGCATG TTGCCATGTATATCATCGCTCGAATCATCCTCGGCTTTGGAATTCCGACTTGCATCGTGTCCGGCTCATCTTTGATTGGTGAACTCAGCTACCCGAAAGAGCGAGCGATCCTCACCTCCTTATTCAACGTTTCATATTTTATCGGCCAGATTGTTGCAGCTGGCATTACGTTCGGCACGAACAGCATTCCCAACAACTGGGGATGGCGCATACCTTCTTTACTGCAGATGGTCCCATCTATTCTACAGATTGTATTTGTCTTCCTATTGCCCGAAAGCCCTCGATGGCTTGTCACAAAAGGCCGCAGTGAGGAGGCCAATGAAATTCTGATCAAGTATCACGCCGAGGGCGACCGAGACTCTGAATTTGTCCATGCAGAGATGGCACAGATTGAAGCCACAATTGAGCTTGAGGCTGAATCGTCCAAGAGAAGCTGGCTCTCCCTCTTCGAAACCGCAGGCATGAGGCGACGAACATTGATATCTTCGTTCCTCGGCTTGTTTACTCAGTGGTCCGGTAATACTCTCATCTCATATTACCTTGGTGATCTCCTTGCAATGATTGGGCAGACAGACTCTGTCTTTAAGCAGAAAATCAACGTCGCCATAGCCTGCTGGTCATTGTTCTGTGGTGTCACGGTGTCTCTGCTTGTCAATCGTTTCAACCGTCGAACCATGTACCTTACGTGCACGATCAGCTTGCTCGTGGTATACATCTGCTGGACTGTGACAATGCAGCAGAGCATCAAGGCTAATAATCTTGGGATCACTAACAAAGCTGCGGGTGCTGCCAccattttcttcatctttgcaTATCAGCCTTGTTATAACATCGGATACAACGCACTCACGTATACATACATGGTTGAGTTGTGGCCGTACATTGAGCGGTCCAAGGGAATCTCAGTGTTCCAGCTGTTTGGGCGACTTGCTGGATTTTTCGCTACTTTTGTGAACCCAATTGGCTTGCAGAATATtagctggagatggctgatTGTCTATTGCTGCTGGTTGGCATTTGAGATTGTTTTCGTCTGGTTCATGTTCCCTGAGACGGCTGGTCGCACCTTGGAAGAGCTGACCTTTT TGTTCGAAGATAAAACCCTGGCAGACCAGGCAGTCATGGCAGTCGAGAAAGCCGTGCACCATGAGGATATGGGTGCAAAAGCCATTGAACTTGGCGAGGTGCAGCAGATTGAAAAGACTGCAAGCAATGTGGCTGCGCATAGCGTCAAGGTATAG
- a CDS encoding uncharacterized protein (CAZy:GH3~antiSMASH:Cluster_1.5), whose product MGEWHPEAKMNFDVETVLSQLTQNEKIALLSGIDFWHTFPIPKHNVPSIRFTDGPNGIRGTKFFAGVPAACLPCGTALAATWDKPLLKRAGKLLGDECIAKGAHCWLGPTINTPRSPLGGRGFESFSEDPYLSGILAASMILGCESTGVTSCVKHFVGNDQEHERRAVDCLITPRALREVYLRPFQIVARDAKPGAMMTSYNKVNGGHVADSEEMLQGIIRSEWKWDPLIVSDWYGTYTTIDAINAGLDLEMPGVSRYRGKYIESALQARLLKMSTIDERARRVLKFAQKAGELKVSEVERGRDFAEDRALNRQVCSSSIVLLKNDNSLLPLPKTAGKIALIGSHVRLPAISGGGSASLLPYYSVSLYDAVAEAVPNASITHEVGAYAHQMLPVIEAMIHNAIINFYNDPITLVNRQLLGTENVSSTAFQLMDYNAIPTLNRAMFWGTLLGDFIPTATGTWDFGLSVFGTADLYIDDELLIDNTTHQTRGTAFFGKGTTEKIGSKELIGGKTYKLRLEFGSANTTKMETTGMVNFGGGAVHLGACLRGSPQEMIARAVQAASEADYTIICTGLSGEWESEGFDRPHMDLPPGVDDMISQVLDAAPNAVVVNQSGTPVTMSWAHKARAIIQAWYGGNETGHGISDVIFGSVSPSGKLPLSWPIDVKHNPAYLNYASVGGRVLYGEDVFVGYKFYEKTGREVLFPFGHGLSYATFELPDSAVKTVPEVLRPGHSSMAIVKIKNTSAVAAAQVLQLYISAPNSPTHRPTKELHGFEKVFLEAGEEKEVQIPIDQYATSFWDEIESMWKSEKGTYDVLIGTSSQEILGKGRLIVPETRFWLGL is encoded by the exons ATGGGCGAGTGGCATCCAGAGGCGAAGATGAACTTTGACGTAGAGACTGTCTTGTCTCAACTAACACAAAACGAGAAAATTGCGCTTCTTTCCG GCATTGACTTCTGGCACACATTTCCCATCCCAAAGCACAACGTGCCATCCATACGTTTTACTGATGGCCCAAATGGCATCCGCGGCACAAAGTTCTTTGCCGGAGTGCCTGCTGCTTGCTTACCGTGTGGAACAGCCCTGGCAGCCACTTGGGACAAGCCGCTGTTGAAGAGAGCCGGAAAGCTCTTGGGAGATGAATGCATCGCCAAAGGCGCACACTGCTGGCTGGGCCCTACAATCAACACACCCAGATCGCCGCTGGGTGGTCGTGGCTTTGAGTCCTTTTCAGAAGACCCTTATCTTTCTGGCATCCTTGCCGCTTCCATGATTCTTGGTTGTGAGAGTACAGGAGTCACTTCCTGCGTGAAGCACTTTGTAGGCAACGACCAAGAGCATGAGAGACGAGCAGTGGACTGCCTCATTACTCCACGGGCTCTGCGAGAGGTATATCTGCGGCCGTTTCAAATTGTGGCCCGAGATGCCAAACCGGGAGCCATGATGACTTCCTACAACAAGGTAAACGGCGGTCATGTCGCCGATAGTGAAGAGATGCTTCAAGGAATTATTCGATCAGAGTGGAAGTGGGATCCGCTCATTGTTAGCGATTGGTACGGAACCTATACGACCATTGACGCCATAAACGCTGGTCTTGATCTCGAGATGCCCGGTGTCTCAAGATATCGGGGCAAATACATCGAATCTGCTCTACAGGCACGTCTCCTCAAAATGTCCACCATTGACGAGAGGGCTCGAAGGGTGTTGAAATTCGCCCAAAAAGCCGGGGAGCTCAAGGTGTCTGAGGTGGAGAGAGGGCGCGACTTTGCAGAGGACCGCGCTTTGAATCGCCAggtttgcagcagcagtatcgTGCTTCTCAAAAACGACAATTCTCTATTGCCTCTGCCCAAAACAGCAGGCAAGATAGCCCTCATTGGCTCCCACGTACGGTTGCCGGCCATCTCTGGAGGCGGCAGCGCCTCATTGCTGCCCTATTACTCGGTTTCCCTCTATGATGCTGTTGCGGAAGCTGTGCCAAACGCCTCCATCACTCACGAAGTGGGTGCGTACGCACACCAAATGCTTCCGGTCATTGAAGCAATGATACACAACGCGATAATCAATTTCTACAACGATCCTATTACTCTCGTCAATAGACAGCTTCTCGGCACAGAGAATGTTTCTTCGACCGCGTTCCAGCTTATGGATTACAACGCCATCCCAACTCTAAACAGAGCCATGTTCTGGGGAACATTACTCGGAGACTTCATTCCAACCGCAACCGGCACATGGGACTTTGGTCTTAGCGTGTTCGGAACTGCAGATTTATATATCGACGACGAGCTCCTCATTGACAACACCACTCACCAGACCCGAGGAACAGCCTTCTTTGGCAAGGGAACCACCGAGAAGATTGGATCCAAGGAGCTAATCGGCGGCAAAACATATAAGCTCCGGCTTGAATTTGGATCTGCCAACACCACCAAGATGGAAACCACCGGCATGGTCAACTTTGGAGGTGGAGCCGTTCATCTCGGCGCTTGTCTGAGGGGAAGTCCTCAGGAGATGATTGCACGCGCCGTTCAGGCAGCATCAGAGGCAGACTACACCATCATCTGCACGGGGCTGAGTGGCGAATGGGAGTCTGAGGGCTTTGATCGTCCACACATGGACTTGCCGCCTGGAGTTGACGATATGATCTCGCAAGTCCTCGACGCTGCGCCAAACGCAGTTGTCGTCAACCAATCGGGCACTCCAGTCACCATGTCCTGGGCACACAAAGCAAGAGCCATCATTCAGGCGTGGTATGGAGGCAATGAGACTGGCCATGGCATATCAGATGTCATCTTTGGCTCTGTCAGCCCCTCGGGGAAATTACCTCTCTCGTGGCCAATCGACGTGAAGCATAATCCGGCATATCTCAACTACGCCAGTGTCGGCGGTCGAGTGTTGTATGGAGAGGATGTGTTTGTTGGCTACAAGTTCTACGAGAAGACGGGGAGGGAGGTGTTGTTTCCATTCGG ACACGGGCTTTCTTATGCCACCTTTGAGCTTCCAGACTCTGCTGTCAAGACAGTTCCAGAGGTGCTCCGCCCAGGCCATTCCAGCATGGCCATTGTAAAGATCAAAAATACCAGCGCAGTTGCTGCGGCGCAGGTCCTCCAGCTATACATCTCAGCTCCTAACTCGCCAACTCACCGACCAACGAAAGAATTGCACGGGTTTGAGAAAGTATTTCTGGAAGCAggcgaagagaaggaagtgCAGATCCCCATAGACCAGTATGCCACCAGCTTCTGGGACGAGATTGAGAGTATGTGGAAGAGCGAGAAGGGGACTTACGACGTCTTGATCGGGACGTCGAGCCAGGAAATCTTGGGCAAAGGGAGATTGATTGTGCCTGAGACTCGATTCTGGCTTGGCTTGTAG